In Ochotona princeps isolate mOchPri1 chromosome 21, mOchPri1.hap1, whole genome shotgun sequence, a single genomic region encodes these proteins:
- the CPNE9 gene encoding copine-9 isoform X1, which translates to MSLGGASERSVPATKIEITVSCRNLLDLDTFSKSDPMAVLYTQSRASQEWREFGRTEVIDNTLNPDFVRKFVLDYFFEEKQNLRFDVYNVDSKTNISKPDFLGQAFLALGEVIGGQGSRVERPLTGVPGKKCGTILLTAEELSNCRDIATMQLCANKLDKKDFFGKSDPFLVFYRSNEDGTFTICHKTEVVKNTLNPVWQPFSIPVRALCNGDYDRTVKIDVYDWDRDGSHDFIGEFTTSYRELSKAQNQFTVYEVLNPRKKCKKKKYVNSGTVTLLSFSVDSEFTFVDYIKGGTQLNFTVAIDFTASNGNPLQPTSLHYMSPYQLSAYAMALKAVGEIIQDYDSDKLFPAYGFGAKLPPEGRISHQFPLNNNDEDPNCAGIEGVLESYFQSLRTVQLYGPTYFAPVINQVARAAAKISDGSQYYVLLIITDGVISDMTQTKEAIVSASSLPMSIIIVGVGPAMFEAMEELDGDDVRVSSRGRYAERDIVQFVPFRDYVDRSGNQVLSMARLAKDVLAEIPEQLLSYMRTRDIQPRPPPPTSPGPAPKQP; encoded by the exons ATGTCTCTCGGCGGAGCCTCCGAGCGCAGCGTCCCGGCCACTAAGATTGAGATCACCGTGTCCTGCAG GAATCTGCTGGACCTCGATACCTTCTCCAAGTCCGACCCCA TGGCCGTGCTGTACACGCAGAGCCGAGCCAGCCAGGAGTGGCGGGAG TTTGGCCGGACTGAGGTGATTGACAACACGCTGAACCCGGACTTCGTGCGCAAATTTGTCCTGGATTATTTCTTCGAAGAGAAGCAGAATCTGCGCTTCGACGT GTACAATGTGGACTCCAAGACCAACATCTCCAAGCCG GACTTCCTGGGACAAGCATTCCTGGCCCTGGGAGAGGTGATCGGAGGCCAGGGCAGCCGTGTGGAGCGACCCCTCAC GGGTGTGCCAGGAAAGAAGTGTGGAACCATACTGCTGACCGCAGAGGAGCTGAGCAACTGCCGG GACATCGCCACCATGCAGCTCTGTGCAAACAAGCTGGACAAGAAGGACTTCTTTGGGAAATCAGACCCCTTCCTCGTATTCTACAGGAGCAACGAGGATGGCAC GTTCACCATCTGCCACAAGACAGAGGTGGTGAAGAACACACTGAATCCTGTGTGGCAGCCATTCAGCATCCCTGTGCGGGCCCTGTGTAACGGCGACTATGACAG AACAGTGAAGATTGATGTGTATGACTGGGACCGGGATGGAAG CCACGATTTCATCGGTGAGTTCACCACCAGCTACCGGGAGCTGAGCAAGGCCCAGAACCAGTTCACGGTGTACGAG GTGCTCAACCCCCGGAAGAAATGCAAGAAGAAGAAATATGTCAACTCGGGAACT gtgacgctgctctccttctctgtggacTCTGAGTTCACTTTTGTCGATTACATCAAGGGAGG GACGCAGCTGAACTTCACAGTAGCCATCGACTTCACAGCTTCCAACG GGAACCCCCTGCAGCCCACCTCCCTGCACTACATGAGTCCCTACCAGCTCAGTGCCTACGCTATGGCCCTCAAGGCAGTGGGTGAGATCATCCAGGACTACGACAGCGACAAGCTCTTCCCAGCCTACGGCTTTGGGGCCAAGCTGCCTCCTGAGGGCCGGATCTCCCACCAGTTTCCCCTG AACAACAATGATGAGGACCCCAACTGTGCGGGCATCGAGGGTGTGCTGGAGAGCTACTTCCAGAGCCTGCGTACTGTGCAGCTGTACGGGCCCACCTACTTTGCTCCTGTCATCAACCAGGTGGCCAG GGCTGCGGCCAAGATTTCAGATGGTTCTCAGTACTACGTTCTGCTCATCATCACAGACGGAGTCATCTCAGACATGACGCAGACCAAGGAGGCCATTGTCAGC GCCTCCTCACTGCCCATGTCCATTATTATTGTTGGTGTGGGACCAGCCATGTTTGAAG CCATGGAAGAGTTGGACGGCGACGACGTGCGTGTGTCCTCCAGGGGGCGCTACGCCGAGCGGGACATCGTTCAG TTCGTGCCATTCCGAGACTATGTGGACCGGTCAGGAAACCAGGTGCTGAGCATGGCCCGACTGGCCAAGGACGTGCTGGCCGAGATCCCGGAGCAGCTGCTGTCCTACATGCGCACCAGGGACATCCAGCCCCGGCCCCCACCACCCACCAGCCCCGGCCCGGCCCCGAAGCAGCCCTGA
- the CPNE9 gene encoding copine-9 isoform X2 produces the protein MIGSRLPWAGPGWVSQPLVPAPSGPICCRGVPGKKCGTILLTAEELSNCRDIATMQLCANKLDKKDFFGKSDPFLVFYRSNEDGTFTICHKTEVVKNTLNPVWQPFSIPVRALCNGDYDRTVKIDVYDWDRDGSHDFIGEFTTSYRELSKAQNQFTVYEVLNPRKKCKKKKYVNSGTVTLLSFSVDSEFTFVDYIKGGTQLNFTVAIDFTASNGNPLQPTSLHYMSPYQLSAYAMALKAVGEIIQDYDSDKLFPAYGFGAKLPPEGRISHQFPLNNNDEDPNCAGIEGVLESYFQSLRTVQLYGPTYFAPVINQVARAAAKISDGSQYYVLLIITDGVISDMTQTKEAIVSASSLPMSIIIVGVGPAMFEAMEELDGDDVRVSSRGRYAERDIVQFVPFRDYVDRSGNQVLSMARLAKDVLAEIPEQLLSYMRTRDIQPRPPPPTSPGPAPKQP, from the exons ATGATAGGTTCCCGACTCCCATGGGCAGGTCCTGGCTGGGTTTCCCAGCCCCTGGTTCCAGCCCCAAGTGGCCCTATCTGCTGTAG GGGTGTGCCAGGAAAGAAGTGTGGAACCATACTGCTGACCGCAGAGGAGCTGAGCAACTGCCGG GACATCGCCACCATGCAGCTCTGTGCAAACAAGCTGGACAAGAAGGACTTCTTTGGGAAATCAGACCCCTTCCTCGTATTCTACAGGAGCAACGAGGATGGCAC GTTCACCATCTGCCACAAGACAGAGGTGGTGAAGAACACACTGAATCCTGTGTGGCAGCCATTCAGCATCCCTGTGCGGGCCCTGTGTAACGGCGACTATGACAG AACAGTGAAGATTGATGTGTATGACTGGGACCGGGATGGAAG CCACGATTTCATCGGTGAGTTCACCACCAGCTACCGGGAGCTGAGCAAGGCCCAGAACCAGTTCACGGTGTACGAG GTGCTCAACCCCCGGAAGAAATGCAAGAAGAAGAAATATGTCAACTCGGGAACT gtgacgctgctctccttctctgtggacTCTGAGTTCACTTTTGTCGATTACATCAAGGGAGG GACGCAGCTGAACTTCACAGTAGCCATCGACTTCACAGCTTCCAACG GGAACCCCCTGCAGCCCACCTCCCTGCACTACATGAGTCCCTACCAGCTCAGTGCCTACGCTATGGCCCTCAAGGCAGTGGGTGAGATCATCCAGGACTACGACAGCGACAAGCTCTTCCCAGCCTACGGCTTTGGGGCCAAGCTGCCTCCTGAGGGCCGGATCTCCCACCAGTTTCCCCTG AACAACAATGATGAGGACCCCAACTGTGCGGGCATCGAGGGTGTGCTGGAGAGCTACTTCCAGAGCCTGCGTACTGTGCAGCTGTACGGGCCCACCTACTTTGCTCCTGTCATCAACCAGGTGGCCAG GGCTGCGGCCAAGATTTCAGATGGTTCTCAGTACTACGTTCTGCTCATCATCACAGACGGAGTCATCTCAGACATGACGCAGACCAAGGAGGCCATTGTCAGC GCCTCCTCACTGCCCATGTCCATTATTATTGTTGGTGTGGGACCAGCCATGTTTGAAG CCATGGAAGAGTTGGACGGCGACGACGTGCGTGTGTCCTCCAGGGGGCGCTACGCCGAGCGGGACATCGTTCAG TTCGTGCCATTCCGAGACTATGTGGACCGGTCAGGAAACCAGGTGCTGAGCATGGCCCGACTGGCCAAGGACGTGCTGGCCGAGATCCCGGAGCAGCTGCTGTCCTACATGCGCACCAGGGACATCCAGCCCCGGCCCCCACCACCCACCAGCCCCGGCCCGGCCCCGAAGCAGCCCTGA